A stretch of Chitinophaga caeni DNA encodes these proteins:
- a CDS encoding O-methyltransferase: protein MELIPTAVQEFAEKYTSPEGDLLYRLHRETYLKVEQPHMLSGHLQGQYLSMLSQIMAPKRILEIGTYTGYSAICLAKGLTSDGHLHTIDINEELEELCQKYFNAAGLTGKITMHIGKAAEIIPTLDEVFDLVFIDADKSGYITYFDLVWNKLRPGGVILADNVLFHGDVLKDTSEQGTQAKAMIRFCEKVIADDRATKVLLTLRDGLLMIRKNE from the coding sequence ATGGAGCTGATACCAACAGCCGTACAAGAATTCGCGGAAAAATATACCTCCCCGGAGGGTGATTTACTCTACCGCTTACATCGCGAAACCTATTTGAAAGTTGAACAACCCCATATGCTTAGCGGCCATTTGCAAGGTCAATACCTTTCCATGTTAAGTCAAATCATGGCGCCTAAAAGAATCCTTGAAATAGGTACCTACACGGGTTATTCTGCTATCTGCTTAGCAAAGGGCTTAACTTCGGATGGACATTTGCACACGATTGATATCAACGAAGAGTTAGAAGAGTTATGTCAAAAATATTTTAACGCGGCAGGATTAACCGGTAAGATTACGATGCACATCGGTAAAGCAGCAGAGATTATTCCCACGCTAGATGAAGTATTCGACCTGGTCTTTATCGATGCGGATAAATCAGGTTATATAACTTATTTTGACCTGGTATGGAATAAATTAAGGCCTGGCGGCGTTATCTTAGCGGATAATGTATTGTTTCATGGTGATGTTTTGAAAGACACTTCGGAGCAGGGCACGCAAGCAAAAGCGATGATCCGCTTCTGTGAGAAGGTGATAGCGGATGATAGAGCCACGAAAGTACTCCTGACCTTACGTGATGGATTGTTGATGATCCGCAAAAATGAGTAG
- a CDS encoding glucosaminidase domain-containing protein, with translation MRKCCWIFLFVFGFTAISRAQKITPTQYIEMYKDLAIAEMKRSGVPASIKLAQGIIETQAGNSWLVINSNNHFGIKCKNNWGGESVYYDDDEKGECFRKYPSAYDSYKDHSDFLRNNPRYGFLFKYDVKDYKSWAYGLKQAGYATSKTYTQHIISTIEKYHLEDVTLEGLRDKSSYAEYAASHHIKEQPAYAVQTPGYTKPGTTTNNKPLPEPRNVTYPSHGTFEINGRKAIYVAAGSSMIQLAKEHKIRLSRLVQYNDLPNDNPPGKAMVLFLQKKNKKGKTDYHLVAKGESMHDIAQAEGIQMRWLLRRNKMKEGDEPTPGQRLALNGYASRTPELLAKGMDPDDAGDASDGFIKEITSTGKDIVQNTANNSNTDEIAGNSNQGQVQKNGTRPGPSAPRDVPAVEKRGPDPVQKTIPATSNSEPQPVSTGQQKPSQPQPGNLPAGMSYHEVVEKDTLYNISKRYNVTVAQIREWNHLPGYDIQIGQRLIIRK, from the coding sequence ATGCGTAAATGTTGCTGGATATTCCTGTTTGTATTTGGCTTCACGGCCATTTCGCGGGCGCAAAAGATTACGCCTACCCAATATATCGAGATGTACAAGGATTTAGCCATTGCCGAAATGAAGCGCAGTGGTGTGCCTGCTTCCATCAAATTGGCCCAGGGCATAATCGAAACTCAAGCCGGGAATAGTTGGCTTGTGATCAACTCCAATAATCACTTCGGTATAAAATGTAAAAATAACTGGGGCGGTGAATCCGTGTATTACGATGATGATGAAAAAGGGGAGTGCTTTAGGAAATACCCCAGCGCTTACGATTCATATAAAGATCATTCTGATTTTTTAAGAAACAATCCCCGTTACGGGTTCCTGTTTAAATATGATGTCAAAGATTATAAATCCTGGGCATACGGGTTGAAACAGGCGGGTTACGCTACCAGTAAAACATATACGCAACATATCATTTCCACGATAGAGAAGTACCATCTGGAAGATGTAACATTAGAAGGTTTGCGGGATAAAAGCTCTTACGCCGAATATGCTGCTAGCCACCATATTAAGGAACAGCCGGCATATGCCGTGCAAACTCCCGGTTATACAAAGCCCGGTACAACTACTAATAATAAACCGCTCCCGGAACCGCGCAATGTTACCTACCCCAGCCATGGTACCTTCGAAATCAACGGCCGCAAAGCCATTTACGTTGCCGCGGGAAGCTCCATGATCCAACTGGCAAAAGAGCATAAGATCAGGTTGAGCCGGTTAGTACAATACAATGATCTGCCAAACGATAATCCCCCCGGAAAAGCAATGGTTTTATTCCTTCAGAAGAAAAATAAGAAGGGCAAAACGGATTATCACCTGGTGGCCAAAGGCGAATCTATGCATGATATTGCCCAGGCTGAAGGTATCCAGATGCGTTGGCTGTTGAGGAGGAATAAGATGAAAGAGGGCGATGAACCAACACCGGGACAGCGTTTAGCCTTGAATGGCTATGCATCCCGAACACCCGAATTGCTTGCGAAGGGAATGGATCCGGATGATGCGGGGGATGCTAGTGATGGATTCATCAAGGAGATTACTTCTACAGGTAAAGATATCGTGCAAAATACAGCCAATAATTCCAATACGGATGAAATTGCTGGAAATTCTAACCAGGGGCAGGTACAGAAAAACGGAACCCGCCCGGGACCATCAGCTCCCAGGGATGTTCCTGCCGTGGAAAAAAGGGGCCCGGACCCGGTACAAAAAACGATTCCTGCCACTTCCAATAGTGAACCGCAACCGGTATCCACGGGGCAGCAAAAGCCCTCACAACCACAGCCTGGCAATCTGCCGGCTGGTATGAGTTACCACGAGGTAGTGGAGAAAGATACCCTTTATAATATATCAAAGCGTTATAATGTGACGGTAGCGCAGATCAGGGAATGGAATCATTTACCGGGATATGATATACAAATTGGGCAACGGTTGATCATCCGGAAGTAA
- the hpt gene encoding hypoxanthine phosphoribosyltransferase, with translation MAVIQVHDKKFQPYIDEATLQQRIREMGAAISKDLAGEKPLFIAILNGSFMFAADIFKHISIEAEISFIKLVSYRGTKSTGNVLTSIGLDEELIGRTVVILEDIVDTGKTLSTFLPQLEHQQPKRLIIASLLHKPEATTHPLKIDYLGFSVPDKFLLGYGLDYDGLGRNLPAIYQLVE, from the coding sequence ATGGCGGTGATCCAGGTACATGATAAAAAATTTCAACCTTATATTGACGAAGCTACCTTGCAACAGCGTATCCGCGAGATGGGAGCAGCCATTAGCAAGGATCTTGCAGGGGAGAAACCATTGTTTATTGCTATCCTCAACGGTTCCTTTATGTTTGCGGCAGATATATTCAAGCATATTTCCATCGAGGCGGAGATATCTTTTATCAAGCTGGTTTCTTATAGAGGAACGAAATCTACTGGGAATGTATTAACTAGTATCGGTTTAGATGAGGAATTGATTGGTCGTACCGTGGTCATCCTGGAAGATATCGTCGATACGGGCAAAACCTTGAGTACCTTTTTACCGCAGTTAGAGCACCAACAGCCCAAAAGGTTAATCATTGCTTCGCTTTTACACAAACCGGAAGCAACCACGCATCCCCTTAAGATCGATTACTTGGGTTTCAGCGTGCCAGACAAGTTTTTACTGGGTTATGGCTTGGACTATGATGGACTGGGTAGAAACTTACCCGCTATTTATCAATTAGTTGAGTAA
- a CDS encoding YfbK domain-containing protein codes for MQKLLSWLFFICCSINLYGQNRIDGAVQDALTHDPIGNVSVSIVGDSTKTVTNQYGLFRLATPPGAIQLKFEHPRYKTKIVEVFAHDRALIVLEPLPQTAADNELAIAKAKAKARLSRGVNPNYGNVGIGIPVYFNETYGKIYENKFVDASKGNVSNFAIDVDRASYSNIRRFIKLKQDVPPDAVRIEEMVNYFCYDYAPPLDGALFALYTTLSDCPWNPGHLVLQLALKAKQIPSDRLPPSNLVFLIDASGSMSAPNKLPLVQAAARVLVENLRPQDKIAIVTYAGAPSLVLNSTPGNEKEKILQVIDYLSARGATAGEAALHLAYSVAESHFIPGGNNRVIIATDGDFNIGQTSDKDMEDLILMKKESGVYLTCLGFGMHDYKDSKLETLSSKGNGNFAYIDDLEEAYKVFSREFGGTLFTVAKDVKATVAFNDQQVASYRLIGFENKMIKDPVVDSNFIQGGIIGSGHCVVVLYEIVPRQGIDINSMKNWARLNIKYRTPVNEQLQEDNFDITTGYTPWHDSPVDFQFSNAVALFGMWLRGSQYKGDQPYELVQQLAKKALGKDEAGYRKEFVKLVKQGKKCIKQ; via the coding sequence ATGCAAAAGCTCCTCTCTTGGCTTTTCTTCATTTGTTGCAGTATCAATTTATATGGGCAAAACAGGATTGATGGCGCGGTGCAAGATGCATTGACTCATGATCCAATCGGCAATGTTAGCGTATCAATTGTAGGAGATTCAACCAAGACAGTAACTAACCAGTATGGCCTTTTTCGTTTAGCCACGCCGCCGGGCGCCATCCAGTTAAAATTTGAGCACCCGCGATACAAAACTAAAATCGTGGAAGTCTTTGCACATGATCGCGCTTTGATAGTACTCGAACCTTTACCCCAAACTGCCGCAGATAATGAATTAGCCATTGCTAAAGCCAAAGCTAAAGCCCGCTTATCGCGCGGAGTAAACCCCAACTACGGTAACGTGGGTATCGGTATCCCTGTTTATTTCAATGAAACTTACGGTAAAATTTATGAAAATAAATTCGTTGACGCCTCCAAAGGAAATGTATCTAACTTCGCGATAGACGTAGACCGTGCCTCGTATAGCAACATTCGCCGTTTCATTAAACTAAAACAAGATGTTCCACCCGATGCCGTGAGGATCGAAGAAATGGTAAATTATTTTTGCTACGATTATGCTCCCCCGCTGGATGGAGCGCTCTTTGCCCTGTATACCACCTTGAGCGATTGCCCATGGAACCCAGGGCACCTCGTTTTGCAACTTGCCTTAAAAGCTAAGCAAATACCATCGGACAGGCTGCCGCCGAGTAACCTGGTTTTTTTAATTGATGCTTCGGGCTCCATGTCGGCGCCGAATAAATTGCCCTTAGTTCAAGCAGCAGCCAGGGTCTTGGTCGAAAACCTCCGTCCACAGGATAAAATAGCTATCGTGACTTACGCCGGGGCGCCGAGTTTGGTACTGAACAGTACTCCGGGAAATGAAAAGGAGAAAATATTGCAAGTAATTGATTATCTCAGCGCAAGGGGAGCAACGGCAGGAGAGGCGGCCTTGCACCTGGCTTACAGCGTTGCGGAAAGCCATTTCATCCCGGGAGGCAACAACCGTGTTATCATTGCAACGGATGGTGATTTTAACATCGGGCAAACGAGCGATAAGGATATGGAAGATCTCATATTGATGAAGAAGGAGTCCGGCGTGTATTTAACTTGCCTGGGTTTCGGTATGCATGACTACAAGGATTCTAAATTGGAAACCCTGTCTAGCAAAGGTAATGGGAACTTTGCTTATATAGATGATTTGGAAGAAGCCTATAAAGTGTTCTCCCGTGAATTTGGAGGCACCTTGTTCACGGTGGCCAAGGATGTTAAAGCTACGGTGGCATTCAATGATCAACAAGTAGCTTCGTATAGGTTAATCGGTTTCGAAAATAAGATGATAAAAGATCCCGTGGTTGACTCAAATTTTATCCAAGGTGGTATTATCGGTTCAGGTCATTGCGTAGTTGTATTATACGAGATCGTTCCGAGGCAAGGCATCGACATAAATAGTATGAAAAATTGGGCCCGGCTAAACATAAAGTATAGAACACCGGTAAATGAGCAACTTCAAGAAGATAATTTTGATATAACAACAGGATATACCCCATGGCATGACAGCCCTGTTGATTTCCAGTTTTCTAATGCAGTGGCGCTTTTCGGGATGTGGTTGAGAGGCTCGCAGTACAAGGGAGATCAACCTTACGAGCTTGTACAGCAGCTGGCAAAAAAAGCCTTGGGAAAAGATGAAGCTGGCTACCGCAAGGAGTTTGTTAAATTAGTAAAACAAGGGAAAAAGTGTATTAAACAGTAG
- a CDS encoding sodium:solute symporter family protein, translating to MLTAFILVYMAITILIGRWAAQKVKSASDFVVAGRHLPLGISTCVIFATWFGSETMLGASSEFVDNGFLGIMEDPFGASLCLLLVGLFFARPLYRFNILTFCDFFRIRFGKKSELISALLMIPSYFGWIAAQIVAMGIVMNTVMGIPQEVAMIVSGLIVMGYTYMGGMWSVSVTDFIQTILIIIGLIIITVDILNKAGGIYPLIDQTPKEHLRLLPEAGWQNWLHYIAAWLTIGLGSIPQQDVFQRLMSAKSEKVAVRSSYLASLMYLCIGMMPILIVMGARVLYPQLLTGENDKILPQMVLQHGSLFIQILFFGALLSAIMSTTSGAILAPATVLGENIIRRFYKEISDQRLLRIIRLSVIIVSIISLVMALGSQNIYELVAASSVLSLVSLFIPLTAGLYWKKATALGALLSIIMGTLAYLWAEWATTTTPTLIIGLVASMLGMLVGTIVERNFRLPAWLLDEKATV from the coding sequence ATGTTAACAGCTTTCATACTGGTATACATGGCCATCACGATCCTAATCGGTCGGTGGGCAGCCCAAAAAGTAAAAAGTGCCAGCGATTTCGTAGTAGCGGGAAGGCATTTGCCACTCGGCATTAGTACTTGCGTAATTTTCGCTACCTGGTTTGGCTCCGAAACCATGTTAGGCGCAAGCAGCGAATTTGTTGATAACGGTTTTCTAGGTATCATGGAAGATCCATTCGGGGCATCATTATGCCTGTTATTGGTGGGTTTATTTTTTGCAAGACCTTTATACCGTTTTAATATCCTTACTTTCTGCGATTTTTTCCGCATCCGTTTCGGTAAAAAATCAGAATTAATATCGGCCCTCCTTATGATCCCCAGCTATTTTGGATGGATCGCGGCGCAAATAGTCGCGATGGGCATCGTGATGAATACCGTCATGGGGATACCGCAAGAAGTAGCGATGATCGTTAGCGGGTTAATCGTCATGGGATATACGTATATGGGCGGGATGTGGTCTGTTTCGGTAACGGATTTTATACAAACGATATTGATCATTATAGGCCTGATTATCATCACAGTTGACATATTGAATAAAGCGGGAGGCATTTATCCCTTAATCGACCAAACACCGAAAGAACACCTGCGTTTATTGCCGGAAGCAGGTTGGCAAAATTGGTTGCATTATATTGCTGCTTGGCTAACGATCGGCCTTGGTTCCATACCGCAGCAAGATGTATTTCAAAGGTTGATGTCTGCAAAAAGTGAGAAAGTGGCCGTCAGGTCTTCGTACCTGGCATCATTGATGTACTTATGTATCGGCATGATGCCCATCTTGATCGTTATGGGCGCGAGGGTATTGTATCCCCAATTGCTTACGGGTGAAAATGACAAGATTCTACCGCAGATGGTCCTGCAACATGGCTCCTTATTTATACAAATATTGTTCTTCGGAGCATTACTTTCAGCTATTATGAGTACCACCAGCGGCGCCATTTTAGCCCCGGCAACGGTGTTGGGAGAAAATATCATCCGTAGGTTTTACAAGGAAATCAGCGATCAAAGGTTGCTCAGGATCATCCGGTTATCTGTAATTATTGTTTCGATTATTTCCCTGGTAATGGCATTGGGCAGTCAGAATATTTATGAATTGGTAGCAGCTTCTTCTGTCTTGAGCTTAGTCTCTTTATTTATTCCTTTAACAGCCGGTCTTTATTGGAAAAAAGCAACGGCTTTAGGCGCATTATTATCTATAATCATGGGTACCTTGGCCTATTTATGGGCGGAATGGGCCACAACAACAACCCCTACATTAATTATCGGGTTGGTGGCAAGCATGCTAGGTATGTTGGTAGGAACTATTGTTGAAAGGAATTTCAGGTTACCGGCTTGGTTACTTGATGAAAAGGCTACTGTTTAA
- a CDS encoding class I SAM-dependent methyltransferase, which produces MDKFQMFENRLVKVFRHLRKIARKQGVTCYRVYDNDLTEFPLCIDIYENSLYVAEYKKEHNLSEQEYEEWQDRAIEIMSKVLEIPVENIHLKERKRKENRQDQYEKISFEQQDFTVHEGSLKFKVNLSDYLDTGLFLDHRITRHMVREMSEGKHVLNLFCYTGSFSVYAAAGGAASVTSVDLSKTYLSWAEDNMKLNDLYEPSKHHYVHADVLQYLESLKLNTFDLVVVDPPTFSNSKRMKEFLDIQRDHVDILNNILLATKPGGTIIFSNNYRKFKLDYDAIKASSIKDITAQTIPFDFSGGKMIRHCFKLVK; this is translated from the coding sequence ATGGATAAGTTTCAAATGTTCGAAAACCGCTTGGTTAAGGTATTTCGCCACCTGCGTAAAATTGCGCGTAAGCAAGGCGTTACCTGTTACAGGGTGTATGATAATGACCTAACGGAGTTCCCGCTTTGTATCGATATTTATGAAAACAGCCTCTACGTTGCAGAGTACAAAAAAGAACATAACTTATCGGAACAGGAATACGAAGAATGGCAAGACCGGGCCATAGAAATCATGTCGAAAGTGCTTGAGATCCCCGTCGAAAATATCCATCTAAAAGAAAGGAAACGTAAAGAAAACCGGCAAGATCAATATGAAAAAATATCCTTCGAACAACAGGATTTTACTGTTCATGAAGGAAGTCTCAAGTTTAAGGTTAACCTAAGCGATTACCTCGATACCGGCCTCTTCCTCGATCATCGTATTACCAGGCATATGGTTAGGGAAATGTCGGAAGGTAAACATGTACTCAACCTGTTCTGTTATACAGGCTCCTTTTCCGTTTATGCCGCGGCAGGGGGAGCAGCCAGCGTTACTTCCGTTGACTTATCAAAAACTTACCTCTCCTGGGCAGAAGACAATATGAAGTTGAATGATTTATATGAACCTTCGAAACATCATTATGTGCATGCAGATGTTTTGCAGTATTTAGAATCACTTAAGCTCAACACTTTTGACCTCGTGGTCGTAGATCCCCCAACATTCTCGAACAGTAAAAGGATGAAGGAATTTCTTGATATACAAAGGGATCATGTCGACATATTAAACAATATACTTCTAGCAACTAAGCCTGGTGGAACAATTATTTTCAGTAATAATTACCGCAAGTTCAAATTGGATTACGATGCCATAAAAGCAAGTTCCATCAAGGATATTACGGCGCAAACCATCCCCTTCGATTTTAGCGGTGGAAAGATGATCCGGCATTGTTTTAAGCTGGTGAAATAG
- the dnaJ gene encoding molecular chaperone DnaJ, giving the protein MSTKRDYYEILGVAKTASQDEIKKSYRKVAMKYHPDRNPDNKEAEEKFKEAAEAYEVLSDSDKRSQYDRFGHAGVGGRGGFGGSGHMNMDDIFSNFGDIFGDDIFGSFFGGGGGRGGARGAGSRGRGTRGSNLRVKIKLTYEEIAKGANKKIKVKKYVPCSTCNGLGAKDKNSFQTCSTCHGSGQVRKVTQTFLGQMQTVTTCPTCNGEGQTITNKCTSCKGEGRVYGEETVSIDIPAGVQEGMQLSMSGKGNAGERGGAPGDLIILIEEEPHPELQREGLNVAYDLHISFPDAVFGTQVEVPTVDGKAKIKIPAGTQSGKIFRLKGKGFPSVNSYEKGDQLIHVNVWTPQNVSSEEKQLIEKLQQSENFKPNPEKSSKGFFEKVRDIFS; this is encoded by the coding sequence ATGTCTACTAAGAGAGATTATTACGAAATATTAGGCGTGGCCAAAACGGCTTCCCAGGATGAGATCAAGAAGTCTTACCGCAAGGTAGCCATGAAATATCACCCGGATAGGAATCCTGATAATAAAGAAGCTGAAGAAAAATTCAAAGAAGCTGCCGAAGCTTACGAAGTATTGAGCGATAGCGATAAGCGCTCTCAATATGATCGTTTCGGTCATGCCGGTGTTGGCGGCCGCGGCGGTTTCGGTGGCAGTGGCCATATGAACATGGATGATATCTTCTCCAACTTCGGTGATATTTTTGGTGATGATATTTTCGGTAGCTTTTTCGGCGGCGGTGGCGGGCGCGGTGGCGCCAGGGGAGCGGGTTCCCGTGGTCGCGGTACCCGCGGTTCTAACCTGAGAGTAAAGATCAAGCTGACTTATGAAGAGATCGCGAAAGGAGCCAATAAGAAAATCAAGGTTAAGAAATATGTTCCTTGCTCCACCTGTAACGGTTTAGGCGCCAAGGACAAAAACTCTTTCCAAACCTGTAGCACCTGTCACGGTAGCGGCCAGGTAAGAAAGGTAACGCAAACCTTCCTCGGCCAGATGCAAACCGTAACAACTTGTCCTACCTGTAACGGGGAAGGGCAAACCATCACTAATAAATGTACGAGCTGTAAAGGCGAAGGAAGGGTTTACGGGGAAGAAACCGTATCGATCGACATACCTGCCGGCGTGCAGGAAGGCATGCAACTGAGCATGAGCGGTAAAGGTAATGCCGGCGAAAGGGGCGGCGCACCCGGGGATCTCATCATCCTGATCGAGGAAGAGCCGCATCCTGAATTGCAAAGAGAAGGCTTGAACGTAGCTTACGACCTACATATTTCCTTCCCCGATGCCGTATTCGGAACGCAAGTGGAAGTACCAACAGTTGATGGGAAAGCGAAGATCAAGATACCTGCCGGAACGCAAAGCGGTAAGATATTCCGCCTGAAAGGGAAAGGTTTTCCCTCCGTAAACAGTTATGAAAAGGGCGATCAATTGATCCATGTGAACGTCTGGACACCTCAGAATGTATCATCCGAAGAAAAGCAACTGATCGAGAAGTTGCAACAATCGGAGAACTTCAAACCGAACCCGGAAAAATCCAGCAAGGGCTTCTTTGAAAAGGTGAGGGATATTTTTAGTTAG
- a CDS encoding nucleotide exchange factor GrpE, which yields MTEKDKQANEQEQLPIDNGLNSDENQSGSTHLNDPVEETGEVEKLKAELTEMKEKYLRSVAEFDNFRKRTAKERLELIQTANKEVIIALLEVLDDSERAAKQLETSGDINAIKDGVMLVFNKLKSTLQAKGLKPMESINKEFDADLHEAITEIPAPTEELKGKVVDDVQKGYYLNDKIIRHAKVVVGK from the coding sequence ATGACAGAAAAAGATAAGCAAGCAAACGAGCAAGAGCAATTGCCAATTGATAATGGTTTAAATAGTGATGAGAATCAAAGCGGTTCTACTCACCTCAACGACCCTGTTGAAGAAACCGGCGAGGTGGAAAAGCTGAAAGCTGAACTGACCGAGATGAAGGAAAAATACCTGCGTTCCGTTGCCGAGTTTGACAATTTCAGGAAACGTACGGCTAAAGAAAGGTTAGAACTTATTCAAACTGCCAATAAAGAGGTAATTATAGCCCTCCTTGAAGTATTAGATGATAGCGAACGGGCTGCAAAACAATTAGAAACATCTGGCGATATTAATGCTATTAAAGATGGGGTGATGTTGGTATTCAACAAGTTAAAGTCTACCCTTCAAGCGAAAGGTCTAAAACCTATGGAGTCTATCAACAAAGAATTCGATGCCGACCTTCATGAAGCAATCACCGAAATTCCCGCTCCAACTGAAGAATTGAAAGGAAAAGTTGTAGATGACGTGCAGAAAGGTTATTACCTGAACGATAAGATTATCCGCCACGCGAAAGTTGTGGTAGGCAAATAA
- a CDS encoding class I SAM-dependent rRNA methyltransferase, translating to MTKVFLRKKIQNRVLNGHPWIFGNEVGEISGEVSPGDIVDVFTHNGFFVGRGYINPQSQIIIRLLTRDKNEQINDQFFYNRLMKCWQYRQKIGYVENCRLVFGEADEMPALIIDKFNDYFVLQTLALGMDRWKGAIVDALNKIFQPKGIYERNDVPVRELEGLAQIKGFLSEPFDTNLVINENGLKFHVDVVNGQKTGYFLDQQDNRRAIQHIVKDADVLEAFCYTGTFSCHAGYYGAKSVLGLDISETAVNTARRNAELNNLSDVCKFQAVNAFDVLKAWTKEDKKFDVVILDPPAFTKSRENIQKAITGYKEINLRGMKLLKPGGFLVTASCTNLVPPSLFLEIIDMAAKDAKKKIKQVTFQTQAQDHPILWNIDNTTYLKFLIVEVS from the coding sequence ATGACAAAAGTTTTTTTACGAAAAAAGATTCAAAATAGGGTGCTAAACGGCCATCCCTGGATATTTGGCAACGAGGTTGGCGAAATCTCGGGGGAAGTTTCTCCCGGTGATATAGTAGATGTGTTCACGCATAATGGTTTCTTTGTTGGACGTGGATATATCAACCCGCAATCCCAGATCATTATCCGTTTATTGACGAGGGATAAGAATGAGCAGATCAACGATCAATTCTTTTATAACCGTCTGATGAAATGCTGGCAATACCGCCAAAAGATAGGCTACGTGGAAAACTGTCGCCTAGTATTTGGTGAAGCGGATGAAATGCCTGCCCTGATCATCGATAAATTCAATGATTATTTCGTGCTGCAAACCCTTGCCCTCGGTATGGATCGTTGGAAAGGCGCCATCGTGGATGCTTTGAATAAAATCTTCCAACCCAAGGGGATCTACGAGCGAAACGATGTGCCCGTGCGTGAATTGGAAGGACTGGCTCAAATCAAGGGTTTCCTTTCAGAGCCGTTCGATACGAACCTGGTTATTAATGAAAATGGCCTGAAATTTCATGTAGATGTAGTAAATGGGCAAAAAACGGGCTATTTCTTAGATCAACAAGACAATCGCCGCGCGATACAACATATAGTAAAGGATGCGGATGTTTTGGAAGCTTTTTGTTACACGGGCACTTTTTCTTGCCACGCGGGGTATTACGGTGCGAAAAGCGTTTTGGGCTTAGATATTTCGGAAACAGCTGTAAATACCGCGCGCCGCAATGCCGAGCTTAATAATTTGAGCGATGTTTGTAAATTTCAAGCGGTAAATGCATTCGATGTATTGAAAGCCTGGACGAAAGAAGATAAGAAATTTGATGTTGTTATTCTCGACCCCCCGGCATTTACCAAGAGCAGGGAAAATATACAAAAGGCCATTACAGGTTACAAGGAAATTAACCTGCGCGGTATGAAATTGTTGAAGCCCGGTGGTTTCCTCGTTACGGCCTCCTGCACCAACCTGGTGCCGCCTTCTTTATTCCTGGAAATTATCGATATGGCTGCAAAAGATGCCAAGAAGAAGATCAAGCAGGTGACTTTCCAAACGCAAGCGCAAGATCACCCGATTTTGTGGAATATTGATAATACAACCTATCTCAAATTCCTGATCGTGGAAGTGAGTTAA
- a CDS encoding T9SS type A sorting domain-containing protein produces the protein MFLILFTLGLSFQAQSGKAVPSHFEDGVSKVVKLYPNPATTKINFEILHSNDKVYEIIVYNFLGKKMDHLKNVGVRTVLNLDNYYSGIYIYQLIDNKGNVVESGKFNVVK, from the coding sequence TTGTTCCTTATCCTTTTTACCTTGGGCTTGTCCTTTCAAGCTCAGAGTGGAAAAGCCGTGCCATCTCACTTTGAAGATGGCGTCAGTAAGGTTGTAAAACTATATCCCAATCCAGCTACTACGAAGATCAATTTCGAGATACTTCATTCAAACGATAAGGTATACGAGATTATTGTGTACAATTTTTTGGGAAAGAAAATGGATCACCTGAAAAATGTAGGTGTCAGAACTGTTTTAAACCTAGACAATTATTACAGCGGGATTTACATTTACCAGTTGATAGACAACAAGGGCAATGTAGTAGAATCAGGAAAATTCAACGTAGTTAAATAA
- a CDS encoding redoxin domain-containing protein, translating to MVPQVGSPAPNFSLYDTEKNKVSLEDFKGQNLVVLFFPLAFTSVCTAELCSVRDNIALYNNANAKVVGISVDSLFTLGKFKEEQKLNFPLLSDFNKEAANAFGALYQDFVLDMKGVAKRSAFVIDGQGVVKYAEVLESAGDQPNFAAIQEVLSGLQ from the coding sequence ATGGTACCACAAGTTGGCAGTCCGGCCCCTAATTTCTCCTTGTATGATACGGAGAAGAACAAGGTTTCTTTAGAAGATTTCAAAGGTCAGAACTTGGTTGTGTTGTTCTTTCCTTTAGCTTTTACAAGTGTTTGTACGGCAGAATTATGCTCCGTTAGAGACAATATAGCTCTTTACAATAATGCGAATGCTAAGGTCGTAGGGATATCTGTGGATTCCCTGTTTACGCTGGGTAAGTTCAAGGAAGAGCAAAAATTGAATTTCCCCCTGTTATCCGATTTTAATAAGGAGGCAGCTAATGCCTTCGGCGCATTGTACCAAGATTTTGTATTGGATATGAAAGGTGTAGCTAAAAGATCTGCATTTGTAATTGATGGTCAAGGAGTTGTGAAATACGCTGAAGTATTGGAGTCCGCAGGCGACCAACCGAATTTTGCAGCGATACAAGAGGTATTGTCAGGGCTACAATAA